From Chaetodon auriga isolate fChaAug3 chromosome 10, fChaAug3.hap1, whole genome shotgun sequence, a single genomic window includes:
- the krt8 gene encoding keratin, type II cytoskeletal 8: MTSYRTSYAVKSTSGPRSFSSSSYSAPGVNTRRSFSVKSSYAGGSRGYGGAGISSSNAFGLSSSMGGAGMGISMVGGYGGGVVPQTPITAVTVNRSLLAPLNLEIDPTIQVVRTQEKEQIKTLNNRFASFIDKVRFLEQQNKMLETKWNLLQGQTTTRSNIDAMFEAYIANLRRQLDSLGNDKMKLEADLHNMQGLVEDFKNKYEDEINKRTECENDFVLIKKDVDEAYMNKVELEAKLESLTDEINFLRSIYEEELRELQSQIKDTSVIVEMDNSRNLDMDAIVAEVRAQYEDIANRSRAEAETWYKTKYEEMQTSASRYGDDLRATKTEIADLNRMIQRLTSEIDAVKGQRANLEAQIAEAEERGELAVKDAKARIRDLEEALQRAKQDMARQIREYQDLMNVKLALDIEIATYRKLLEGEEDRLANGIKAINISQQSTSYGGFPMDGMGMKGSYSSTYSSGYNTGYGSGAGYGSSGGGFSSSSGFSNTQSKKNVVIKMIETKDGRVVSESSEVIED; the protein is encoded by the exons ATGACGAGTTATAGGACCAGTTACGCTGTGAAGAGCACTTCTGGCCCACGGAGCTTCAGTAGCAGTTCATATAGTGCACCAGGTGTCAATACCCGCAGGAGCTTCAGTGTCAAGAGTTCCTATGCAGGAGGCAGCAGGGGGTATGGAGGAGCTGGCATCAGCAGCTCAAATGCCTTTGGCCTGAGCTCAAGCATGGGTGGTGCAGGCATGGGCATCAGCATGGTTGGAGGCTATGGTGGTGGCGTGGTTCCCCAGACTCCTATCACCGCTGTGACTGTGAACAGGAGCCTGCTGGCCCCCTTGAACCTCGAGATTGACCCCACCATCCAAGTGGTCCGCACCCAGGAGAAAGAGCAGATCAAGACCCTCAACAACCGCTTTGCTTCCTTCATTGACAAG GTTCGCTTCctggagcagcagaacaaaatgCTGGAGACCAAGTGGAACCTGCTGCAAGGACAGACCACGACCCGCTCTAACATCGACGCCATGTTTGAGGCCTACATCGCCAACCTGCGCAGACAGCTGGACAGCCTGGGCAATGACAAGATGAAGCTGGAAGCAGACCTGCACAACATGCAGGGCCTGGTGGAGGATTTCAAGAACAA gTATGAAGATGAGATCAACAAGCGCACAGAATGTGAGAATGACTTTGTCCTCATCAAGAAG GATGTCGATGAGGCCTACATGAACAAGGTTGAGCTGGAGGCCAAGCTGGAGAGTCTGACAGATGAGATCAACTTCCTGAGGTCGATCTATGAGGAG GAACTGCGTGAGCTCCAGAGCCAGATCAAGGACACATCAGTCATTGTGGAGATGGACAACAGCCGCAATCTGGACATGGACGCCATTGTGGCTGAAGTCAGAGCTCAGTATGAGGACATTGCCAACCGCAGTCGGGCTGAGGCAGAGACATGGTACAAGACCAAG TATGAGGAGATGCAGACATCCGCCAGCAGATACGGAGACGACCTGAGGGCTACCAAGACAGAGATCGCAGACCTGAACCGCATGATTCAGAGACTGACATCAGAGATTGATGCAGTCAAGGGACAg CGCGCTAACCTGGAGGCCCAGATCGCTGAGGCTGAGGAGCGTGGTGAGTTGGCAGTCAAGGACGCCAAGGCCCGTATCAGGGACCTGGAAGAAGCCCTGCAGAGAGCCAAACAGGACATGGCCCGCCAGATCAGAGAATACCAGGACCTGATGAACGTCAAGCTGGCTCTGGACATTGAGATCGCCACCTACAGGAAActgctggagggagaggaggacaggctgGCAAATGGCATCAAGGCTATTAACATTTCCCAACAGAGCA CAAGCTATGGTGGCTTCCCCATGGACGGCATGGGCATGAAGGGCAGCTACTCAAGCACCTACTCCAGTGGTTACAACACCGGATATGGCAGCGGCGCTGGATATGGCAGCAGTGGGGGtggcttcagcagcagcagcggtttCAGCAACACCCAGAGCAAGAAGAACGTTGTTATCAAGATGATTGAGACCAAGGACGGCAGAGTGGTGTCTGAGTCCTCTGAGGTCATTGAGGATTGA